A DNA window from Mobula hypostoma chromosome 3, sMobHyp1.1, whole genome shotgun sequence contains the following coding sequences:
- the LOC134343393 gene encoding granzyme A-like — protein sequence MELVMLYILYVPLVSFFLIPAYHGEEIIGGHDVKPHSKPYMASLQRLSKRSKYFHYCGGALIRRNWILTAAHCEIPPKDMKVNQSPRVVLGAHTLSPNERSQQTRYIRKQFPHPEYSKQTYENDIMLLQLKEAVTLNKFVDVLNLPNSGKDAKAGDSCNVAGWGTTSVGKQQLPKVLQEVNVTIIDRNLCSKYYTYHPAITTDVLCAGDKKGGKDSCQGDSGGPLVCKGKFSGIVSFGCKCGVPHKPGVYTRLSEKYLSWIKNIISK from the exons atggagctggt TATGCTCTATATTTTATATGTTCCATTGGTTTCCTTTTTCTTAATTCCAGCCT ATCATGGAGAAGAAATTATTGGAGGTCATGACGTTAAACCACATTCAAAACCTTACATGGCATCTCTTCAAAGGCTTAGCAAGCGAAGCAAGTATTTTCACTATTGTGGAGGAGCTTTGATCAGACGTAACTGGATATTAACTGCAGCACACTGTGAAAT CCCACCTAAGGACATGAAAGTAAACCAGTCTCCTCGAGTGGTTCTTGGAGCACATACTCTTTCACCAAATGAGAGGAGTCAACAAACACGTTACATTCGCAAGCAGTTTCCACATCCAGAATACAGCAAACAAACTTATGAAAATGACATCATGCTGCTGCAA CTTAAGGAAGCAGTGACTCTGAACAAGTTTGTGGATGTTCTGAACCTGCCTAACTCAGGAAAGGATGCGAAAGCTGGAGATAGTTGTAACGTTGCAGGCTGGGGGACTACTAGTGTTGGAAAACAACAGTTGCCAAAGGTGCTGCAGGAAGTAAATGTAACTATCATAGACAGGAATCTGTGTTCTAAATATTACACCTACCACCCTGCAATAACTACAGATGTGCTCTGTGCTGGTGACAAAAAAGGAGGCAAAGATTCCTGCCAG GGAGATTCAGGGGGTCCACTGGTATGCAAGGGAAAATTCAGTGGAATTGTTTCTTTCGGATGCAAGTGTGGAGTACCCCACAAGCCAGGCGTTTATACACGGCTCTCAGAAAAATACCTCTCCTGGATTAAGAACATCATTTCAAAATGA